GCGGATCATCTCCATCGCGGAGGCGAGCGGGTGAGTCAGACGATAGGCGTCGAGCTCGTCCTCGAACAGGTCGAGCGGTGGCAGCGCCTCCGGACCGACACGGCGGTGCCAGGACCGCTCCCACGACTCCCGCACGAGTGGCCGCACCTCGCGGAGGCGGTGGTCGTCGAGATTGCCGGCGATGAGCTCCTCGTGCGCACGCTCGACGAGGAGGCGAGACGCCGTCGGCGACGCCTCCCGCGGATCGTGCCACGTCGCAGACACGCGTTCTCCGTTTCTGGAGTCGAGAGCGTGCCCTCAGTGTACGAGCAGGATCGACCGGGCGGAACAGCGGCCGCGGCAGTGGTCAGGGCAACAGCCCGGCCACGAGATCGTCGATCACCTCGTCGGTCGAGGTCTCCGGGTCGATCGGCGTGGTGAGCCGGTCGAGCAGCAGACCGTCGATCGCGTAGTGGAACAGGGCGATCTCGCGCCGCCCTCCCGGGAGGCCCGCGGCGACGTTGAAGGCGACGTCCGCGTCGAAGCCGGCCCGCTGCCAGGCGCCGAGCACGGCGGCGAGCTCGGGACGACGGGCGCTCTCGAGCCGCAGGGCGAACAGTGCGAGGGTGACGTCGCGGTCGGCCGTGAGGCGACGCACGATATCCCGGATGTAGTCGGCGAACAGCTGGCGGCTCGGCGCGATCGCCGCGCGATGCTCCAAGTCCTCGGGCGTCGGAGCCAGACGTTCCCCGATGCGGTCGACGAGACCCTCGATCAGCGCGCCCCTGCTGCGGAAATAGTTCGAGGTCGTCCCCGCGGGGACCTGCGCCTCGGCGTCGACCGCTCGATGCGTGAGCCCCCGCGAACCTTCGCGGGCGAGCACGGCCAGCCCGGCGTCCGCGAGCTGGCGTCGACGCGGCTCGTTCCTCACCATGCCGCCACCCTAGCGCAATCACTACGACTGTTGTACTCTCAACCGCAACAGATGTAGTGATTGGAGAATCATGCGAGACCTCGTGTACTACGTCGCGGTGACCCTGGACGGATTCATCGCCGGTCCGAATGGGGAGTTCGACGCCTTCCTCGTCGAAGGCGATCACATGGACGGCATCAACGCGCGCTTCGCCGACACCCTGCCGACCGTGGCCGCCGAAGCCCTCGGCATCCCGCAGCGCAACGACGTGTTCGACACGGTGCTGATGGGCGGGAACACCTACGAGGTGGGCGGGCTCCCCAGTCCCTACCGGCACCTGCGGCAGATCGTCTTCAGCCGCACCCGCACAGCCGAGGCCGAGAACCTCGAGGTGACGGCGGAGGATCCGGTGGAGGTCGTGCGGCGGCTGAAGCAGGAGGAGGGCGGCGCGATCTGGCTGTGCGGCGGCGGGGCCCTCGCGGCGACGTTGGCCGACGAGATCGACCGGCTCGTCCTGAAGCGGCAGCCGTTGCTCTTCGGCTCGGGAATCCCCCTCTTCGGCGACCGCCCGTACCGCCCGGAGCGGTTCGATGCGGTGGAGACGACTCCCTATGAATCGGGCGTCGTGGTGACCGAGTACGTGCGTCGGCGCAGGGAGTGATCCCGCCGTCATCGGGTGCCTAGCCGGTCGAGGCCCGGATGGCAATACCGTTCTCGAATCCGTTCCCGGTTCCTATCGTGGTCCCATCACGAGTCAGGAGGCGCCATGAACGTCCACACCCCCACCAGCACTGGCTCCTCGCAGCGCGCCGACGCGGCCCACCCCGCCGCGACCGAGCCGGCCTGCGAGCGGATCGACTTCGACCGGTACGTCGTCGCGCACGACGCTCCCGTCGGATACATCGAGGTCGTGCCGCCGCTCTACGTCTGCTACCTCGGACACCCGTATCCTCGGGCTGTGGAGATCGCTCAGGTGTACGACTACGACCATGCCGTCAGCATCGTCAGTGCCATGGCCGCGGGTTCGCGCGACCACGCCCTCGCCGGA
This genomic stretch from Microbacterium sp. Nx66 harbors:
- a CDS encoding TetR/AcrR family transcriptional regulator gives rise to the protein MVRNEPRRRQLADAGLAVLAREGSRGLTHRAVDAEAQVPAGTTSNYFRSRGALIEGLVDRIGERLAPTPEDLEHRAAIAPSRQLFADYIRDIVRRLTADRDVTLALFALRLESARRPELAAVLGAWQRAGFDADVAFNVAAGLPGGRREIALFHYAIDGLLLDRLTTPIDPETSTDEVIDDLVAGLLP
- a CDS encoding dihydrofolate reductase family protein, translating into MRDLVYYVAVTLDGFIAGPNGEFDAFLVEGDHMDGINARFADTLPTVAAEALGIPQRNDVFDTVLMGGNTYEVGGLPSPYRHLRQIVFSRTRTAEAENLEVTAEDPVEVVRRLKQEEGGAIWLCGGGALAATLADEIDRLVLKRQPLLFGSGIPLFGDRPYRPERFDAVETTPYESGVVVTEYVRRRRE